The following are from one region of the Nymphaea colorata isolate Beijing-Zhang1983 chromosome 7, ASM883128v2, whole genome shotgun sequence genome:
- the LOC116258192 gene encoding uncharacterized protein LOC116258192, with translation MASVAGMSILNSAPPTRTRAILPLLVADVVTLMHPCFNSLHGCTNKVNIPFTHMEAISMSLPSRAFKDFSRLKNKVAATKGVFAVCEPLPPDRPLWFPRSFKYSRCAFQYPDKSFLSKSSLKNGRWYLEKGRGSEYGGSEMKKRKETSGKKYKKYEKSPIGGRNGPSWELAANNYFSKGRDDAMNENVEVLVGDSEIEKKATMKTSYNKLEDNARAYLSVDNRGGVDDSMRKKVGSGGDRGGLKGRWKRNQSFGGEEDGANDHHFLQGWSKTAMKGKDWMPQEAEDDEDSDEENEAEEGKKKLTSNSRWSGIRDRYSRVLDARDEFDKPDVVQWNRQENWGQKVWKEAHESTLPKIVGEVVYGVGPVLAALTTGRREFYVLYVQEGLELGGSNRKKDKKSVKMVMRIAERIGLSMKEASKHDLNMLADNKPHQGFILDASPLDMVSIRQLDASSCKEEQGPLWVALDEVTDPHNFGAVIRSAYFFGAAGVVVCAKNSAPLSGVVSKASAGALECMELRSCRNMMQFLSMSAENGWRVLGGSVSSRALPLNEVPSAGGPTILVLGSEGKGLRPLVEQSCTQLVRISANFSVGNGEDEYQDESERSSGVEFQSFLAVESLNVSVAAGILLHHLSGNAKPRSILESVQAIE, from the exons ATGGCGTCCGTTGCAGGCATGTCCATTTTGAACTCAGCACCACCAACAAG AACAAGAGCCATTTTACCTTTGTTGGTTGCTGATGTTGTAACTCTTATGCATCCATGCTTTAATTCACTACACGGATGCACTAACAAAGTAAATATCCCATTCACACATATGGAGGCGATCAGTATGAGCTTGCCGTCAAGAGCATTCAAGGATTTTTCAAGGTTAAAGAATAAGGTTGCTGCAACAAAGGGAGTCTTTGCTGTATGTGAACCCCTTCCTCCAGATAGGCCACTATGGTTCCCCAGATCATTTAAATATAGTCGATGTGCATTCCAATACCCAGATAAGAGTTTTCTGTCGAAATCTAGCTTGAAAAATGGAAGGTGGTATTTGGAGAAAGGTAGGGGAAGTGAATATGGAGGTtcagagatgaagaagaggaaggagaccAGTGGGAAGAAGTACAAGAAGTATGAGAAGAGTCCCATCGGTGGACGTAATGGTCCTTCTTGGGAACTTGCCGCCAATAACTACTTTTCAAAAGGTAGAGATGATGCTATGAATGAGAATGTGGAGGTTCTAGTTGGAGACAGTGAGATTGAGAAGAAGGCCACCATGAAAACAAGCTACAATAAGTTGGAAGACAATGCCAGAGCCTATCTTTCAGTGGATAATAGAGGTGGAGTGGATGATAGCATGAGAAAGAAAGTTGGATCAGGAGGTGATAGAGGAGGTCTCAAAGGCAGGTGGAAGAGAAACCAATCTTTTGGTGGTGAGGAGGATGGGGCGAATGACCACCATTTTCTGCAAGGTTGGAGTAAGACAGCAATGAAGGGAAAAGATTGGATGCCCCAGGAAgcagaagatgatgaagattctGATGAGGAAAATGAAGCGGAAGAGGGGAAAAAGAAGCTTACCAGCAATTCAAGATGGAGTGGAATTAGGGACAGATACAGTAGAGTCCTGGATGCAAGAGATGAATTTGATAAGCCAGATGTTGTTCAATGGAACAGGCAAGAGAACTGGGGTCAGAAGGTGTGGAAGGAAGCTCATGAATCCACTCTGCCAAAGATAGTCGGTGAGGTGGTTTATGGTGTTGGCCCTGTTCTAGCTGCATTAACCACTGGGAGGAGAGAATTTTATGTTCTGTATGTTCAAGAAGGTTTGGAGTTGGGTGGCAGCAACAGGAAGAAGGACAAGAAAAGTGTAAAAATGGTGATGAGGATTGCGGAGAGGATAGGACTGAGCATGAAAGAAGCATCAAAGCATGATCTCAACATGCTTGCAGATAATAAGCCTCACCAGGGATTCATTCTTGATGCATCTCCATTGGATATGGTGAGCATTAGGCAGTTGGATGCTAGTTCATGCAAGGAAGAACAAGGACCCCTTTGGGTTGCTCTGGATGAGGTCACCGATCCCCATAACTTTGGCGCTGTAATTCGGTCTGCTTATTTCTTTGGTGCAGCAGGAGTGGTAGTCTGTGCCAAGAACTCTGCTCCTTTGAGTGGGGTTGTTAGTAAGGCCAGTGCTGGTGCGCTTGAATGCATGGAGCTGAGGTCTTGCAGGAATATGATGCAGTTTCTGTCAATGTCTGCTGAAAATGGGTGGCGGGTTCTTGGAGGTTCAGTCTCTTCAAGGGCTTTGCCACTAAACGAGGTCCCTTCTGCTGGTGGGCCTACCATTCTAGTGTTGGGTAGTGAAGGAAAAGGGTTGAGACCTCTGGTCGAGCAGTCATGTACGCAGTTGGTAAGGATCTCTGCAAATTTTTCTGTTGGTAATGGTGAGGATGAATACCAAGATGAAAGCGAGAGATCCTCAGGTGTAGAGTTTCAGTCCTTTCTTGCTGTTGAGAGCTTGAATGTCAGTGTTGCTGCAGGCATTCTTCTCCATCATTTATCTGGAAATGCTAAACCCAGGTCGATCCTAGAGAGTGTCCAGGCCATTGAGTGA